Proteins from a genomic interval of Gammaproteobacteria bacterium:
- the rplM gene encoding 50S ribosomal protein L13, which translates to MKTFSANPTTVRRDWYVVDASGKTLGRLATEIARRLRGKHKPEYTPHVDTGDYIVVVNAAKLHFTGNKLADKMYHKHTGFIGNLKTISLGKLMAKAPERVIETAVKGMLPKNPLGRAMYRKLKVYGGAEHQHAAQQPKPLDI; encoded by the coding sequence ATGAAAACCTTTAGCGCAAACCCAACGACCGTCCGGCGCGACTGGTATGTTGTGGACGCCTCCGGCAAGACCCTGGGCCGTCTTGCCACCGAAATCGCGCGCCGCCTGCGCGGCAAGCACAAACCCGAGTACACGCCGCACGTCGACACCGGCGATTACATCGTGGTGGTAAACGCCGCCAAGTTGCACTTCACCGGCAACAAGCTCGCGGACAAGATGTACCACAAGCACACCGGGTTCATCGGCAACTTGAAGACCATCTCTCTCGGCAAGCTTATGGCTAAAGCGCCGGAGCGTGTCATCGAGACCGCCGTCAAGGGTATGCTGCCCAAGAATCCGCTGGGTCGCGCCATGTACCGCAAGCTCAAGGTATACGGTGGTGCTGAGCACCAGCA